The Leptospira brenneri genome includes a window with the following:
- a CDS encoding TlyA family RNA methyltransferase, translated as MPKEKNRLDDFLVREGYAIDLKKAQSLVLSGSVLVNDIVVSKIGTKISPKDIVRTKEKIKTYVSRGAYKLLGAFDSFPTSNVENKTCIDLGASTGGFCQVLLEKGAARVIAVDVGYGQLAQKIANNPKVTVFDRTHLKDLSITELEPLTEETWITMDLSFISLVPVFGSLIVLFQSKPKIVWQGISLFKPQFEVHPSKLEKGVLKDSHHIGYTIRTIWRKIKNLDSRLKFLGLAESPIQGADGNREFLIRWEWKDSVK; from the coding sequence TTGCCGAAAGAAAAAAATAGACTCGATGATTTTCTCGTTCGTGAAGGTTATGCGATCGATTTAAAAAAAGCACAATCTCTCGTTTTGTCCGGTTCCGTCCTTGTAAACGATATTGTTGTTTCTAAAATTGGAACAAAAATTTCTCCCAAGGACATAGTCCGCACCAAAGAAAAAATCAAAACCTACGTATCTCGAGGAGCTTACAAACTTCTTGGTGCTTTTGATTCCTTTCCCACATCCAATGTGGAAAACAAAACTTGTATCGATTTGGGTGCCTCCACCGGGGGTTTTTGCCAGGTCTTATTGGAAAAAGGGGCAGCTCGAGTCATTGCAGTGGATGTTGGTTATGGACAACTAGCCCAAAAGATAGCAAACAATCCCAAAGTCACCGTCTTTGATCGCACCCATCTAAAAGACCTTTCCATCACAGAGTTAGAACCTTTAACAGAAGAAACTTGGATTACTATGGATTTGAGTTTTATTTCTTTGGTTCCGGTTTTTGGATCATTGATTGTACTTTTTCAATCCAAACCAAAGATTGTTTGGCAAGGGATTTCTTTATTCAAACCTCAATTCGAAGTTCATCCATCCAAATTAGAAAAAGGTGTTCTAAAAGATTCGCATCATATTGGTTATACGATTAGAACAATATGGCGTAAGATCAAAAACTTAGATTCAAGACTTAAATTTTTAGGACTCGCGGAATCTCCCATCCAAGGTGCCGACGGGAACAGAGAGTTTCTGATTCGATGGGAATGGAAGGATTCGGTAAAATAA
- a CDS encoding response regulator: MTKKNILIVEDEPFLGLNIKQKIESFGFHVIAVVPSGDEAFQIVSEKVPDLILMDINLEGSLNGIETAESLREQFSVPVLFLTGFLDDTAKHRINNNPSYAYLMKPFTTDQLKEAVSGFTV; the protein is encoded by the coding sequence ATGACGAAAAAGAACATCCTCATCGTGGAGGATGAACCCTTCCTCGGGCTCAATATCAAACAGAAAATCGAATCTTTTGGTTTTCATGTGATTGCTGTTGTACCTTCTGGGGATGAGGCCTTCCAAATAGTTTCGGAAAAGGTTCCGGACCTTATTTTAATGGATATTAATTTGGAAGGTTCTTTGAATGGGATCGAAACGGCAGAATCCTTAAGGGAACAATTCTCTGTACCGGTTTTGTTTTTAACCGGATTTTTGGACGATACAGCCAAACACCGAATCAATAATAACCCGTCTTATGCCTATTTGATGAAACCTTTCACCACAGACCAATTGAAAGAAGCTGTCTCTGGTTTTACTGTCTAA